The following proteins are co-located in the Cydia fagiglandana chromosome 2, ilCydFagi1.1, whole genome shotgun sequence genome:
- the LOC134678182 gene encoding UDP-glycosyltransferase UGT4-like, whose protein sequence is MNCCKLFLVLVFNLVYNGQAARILSFLPVPAISHGLLFKPIHEELLRRGHEIVVVTAGPLYKNTQPPDNLTEIDIHNVSYSRARQHMVTSITKKETDPIQHLRRYFELTADTFAKQIQTPEVQQLLKQKSRNFDLLFLDVSSRISFVLSYVFNAPVIAVCGLGAIDRLNNNLGVPTHPIVYPQMHRQRLYDLTMWEKIKELFTEIVIHKVTKDAEEYDNLVLKHLFGPETPTVAELEKNIDMLFYGEALIWEDNRPIPPNVIYIGGMHKVSEKPLPQDIKTYLDESPVEVIYVSFGTNFDPIDLPAKTLQILTKVFSNIPYNILWKWDSDEFPISSTNIRTFKWLPQIDVLRHPKIKLFITHAGLRSTEDGIEAGVPLIGIPLFMDQFSNSEKYVRHGIGIKLDKDTLTEQQFTAAINMIMTNKSYEQNVIKLRNIINDQPMSALERAVWWTEHVLRHGGARHLRAPAAGMGWAEYYELNLLLTVLFCILGAIVLLILFIHVSIKLIFKRNKPKEKVF, encoded by the exons ATGAATTGTTGTAAATTATTTCTAGTTCTAGTATTCAATTTAGTTTACAATGGACAAGCTGCACGTATACTATCGTTTTTACCAGTGCCTGCAATAAGTCATGGCCTGTTATTTAAACCAATTCATGAAGAACTGCTAAGACGTGGACATGAAATAGTGGTTGTAACTGCAGGCCCGTTGTATAAGAATACACAGCCGCCTGATAATCTGACAGAAATAGATATTCATAACGTTTCGTATTCACGTGCAAGACAACATATGGTCACTAGTATTACTAAGAAAGAAACAGACCCAATTCAACACTTGAGACGTTATTTTGAATTAACTGCAGATACTTTTGCTAAACAAATCCAGACGCCAGAAGTACAACAGCTTCTTAAACAGAAAAGCCGAAATTTTGACCTTTTATTTTTAGATGTATCATCTAGAATATCTTTTGTCTTGTCATACGTATTCAATGCTCCTGTTATTGCAGTATGTGGACTAGGTGCAATAGACAGGCTTAACAACAACTTAGGAGTGCCTACACACCCAATAGTCTATCCTCAAATGCATAGACAGAGATTATATGACCTAACTATGTGGGAGAAAATTAAAGAGCTATTTACTGAAATTGTCATCCACAAAGTAACTAAGGATGCAGAAGAATATGACAATCTGgtattaaaacatttatttggaCCTGAAACGCCAACTGTTGCAGAAttggaaaaaaatattgatatgcTCTTTTATGGAGAAGCACTAATTTGGGAAGACAATCGACCTATTCCGCCTAATGTAATTTATATTGGAGGTATGCATAAGGTCTCTGAAAAACCACTTCCACAG GACATCAAAACATATTTAGATGAATCTCCGGTAGAAGTTATATACGTTAGTTTTGGCACTAATTTCGACCCAATCGATTTGCCGGCgaaaacattacaaatattaACTAAAGTTTTTTCAAATATTCCATACAATATATTGTGGAAATGGGACTCGGACGAATTTCCTATTAGTTCGACAAATATCAGGACTTTTAAGTGGCTGCCTCAAATTGATGTGTTAC GCCACCCAAAAATAAAACTCTTCATTACTCACGCTGGTCTCCGGTCCACAGAAGATGGCATTGAAGCGGGGGTACCCTTGATCGGCATACCTTTATTCATGGACCAGTTTTCAAACTCCGAGAAATATGTGCGTCACGGTATTGGCATCAAATTGGATAAGGACACGCTCACTGAGCAACAGTTTACTGCAGCCATCAACATGATAATGACGAACAAGAG ctaCGAGCAGAACGTGATCAAACTCAGAAACATCATCAACGACCAGCCTATGTCTGCACTGGAACGCGCGGTCTGGTGGACGGAGCACGTATTGCGGCACGGTGGCGCGCGCCATCTGCGGGCGCCCGCGGCCGGTATGGGCTGGGCCGAGTACTACGAACTGAATCTACTACTTACCGTCCTGTTTTGTATTCTCGGTGCTATTGTGCTGCTAATACTTTTTATTCATGTGTCAATCAAGCTTATATTTAAGAGAAATAAGCCGAAAGAGAAAGTATTTTAA